One segment of Natronosalvus halobius DNA contains the following:
- a CDS encoding redoxin domain-containing protein encodes MVDFDVVDLGPADHPETGTAAPGFTRPFVSSEFWEDRSLSDLAAEEGGAVVVFTPMIGSFVAQYVWTELAEREWDERARVVGVSAANPYGIAGFLEERDLPFEIAADPGNDVAEDYGIAHDLDGMAGLGEPRVAFFAVDADLTVTGSWVATEWPEFPDYDALEETLGLE; translated from the coding sequence GTGGTCGACTTCGACGTCGTCGACCTCGGCCCGGCCGATCACCCCGAAACGGGAACGGCAGCGCCGGGCTTCACCCGACCGTTCGTCTCGAGTGAGTTCTGGGAGGATCGGTCGCTGTCCGACCTCGCGGCCGAGGAGGGTGGTGCAGTCGTCGTGTTCACCCCAATGATCGGCTCGTTCGTCGCCCAGTACGTCTGGACGGAACTCGCCGAGCGTGAGTGGGACGAACGCGCCCGCGTCGTCGGCGTCTCCGCTGCGAACCCCTACGGCATCGCCGGCTTCCTCGAGGAGCGTGATCTGCCGTTCGAGATCGCCGCCGATCCGGGCAACGACGTCGCCGAAGACTACGGAATCGCCCACGACCTGGACGGCATGGCCGGCCTCGGCGAGCCGCGAGTCGCTTTCTTCGCCGTCGATGCCGACCTCACGGTGACGGGGTCGTGGGTCGCCACCGAGTGGCCCGAGTTCCCCGACTACGACGCTCTCGAGGAGACGCTGGGACTCGAGTAG
- a CDS encoding Sjogren's syndrome/scleroderma autoantigen 1 family protein — MSDFDKEAEREKLRKKYERDEADREATQRMSDLLLKGATMTNTHCDVCGDPLFRYQGTTFCPSCHGGPEGVEASVDHGASDENRATTAGSTGGTSVNEHPSSEVPAEETGGANDPEHAASSVDAGDADRSDATPETRATSSTVNEGPGPGGPRETADTPETAETSRAPSAVSSSGPGSGIDVGNDLEAGTDALVTALERFSRAAAEADDPRYAKACLEAAHEAAATLATLRE; from the coding sequence ATGAGCGACTTCGATAAGGAAGCCGAACGCGAGAAGCTTCGAAAGAAGTACGAGCGCGACGAGGCCGACCGCGAGGCGACCCAGCGGATGAGCGACCTCCTGCTCAAGGGGGCCACGATGACCAACACCCACTGCGACGTCTGCGGTGATCCCCTCTTTCGCTACCAGGGGACTACGTTCTGCCCGAGCTGTCACGGCGGGCCAGAGGGCGTTGAAGCGTCGGTCGACCACGGTGCAAGCGACGAGAACCGCGCCACGACAGCGGGGTCGACTGGAGGGACGAGCGTGAACGAACACCCCTCGAGCGAGGTACCTGCCGAGGAGACGGGAGGCGCGAACGACCCCGAGCACGCGGCCTCGAGCGTCGACGCTGGCGACGCAGACCGATCGGACGCGACGCCTGAAACCCGTGCCACTTCCAGCACGGTGAACGAGGGGCCAGGACCGGGGGGCCCTCGCGAGACGGCCGACACCCCCGAAACCGCCGAAACCAGTCGAGCGCCGTCGGCCGTCTCGTCAAGCGGTCCTGGGTCGGGTATCGACGTCGGCAACGACCTCGAGGCCGGAACCGACGCACTCGTGACTGCGCTCGAGCGATTCTCGCGGGCGGCCGCCGAGGCCGACGACCCACGGTACGCGAAGGCGTGCCTCGAGGCGGCCCACGAGGCGGCGGCGACGCTGGCGACGCTTCGCGAGTAG
- the gap gene encoding type I glyceraldehyde-3-phosphate dehydrogenase, with product MSEHSFAEDTSTDGVVRVGLNGFGRIGRNVLRASLEYDGIEIVAINDVMDNDDMEYLLRYDSVHGRLDVVERDDDTLFVGDQEIRLLNERDPTELPWEEFDVDVAFEATGLFRSHDDAAMHIEAGADKVIISAPPKGEKDVSMFVYGVNHDEYEGEDILSNASCTTNSVAPVAKVLDEEFGIASGLLTTVHAYTGTQSLVDGPESKRRRGRAAAENIIPTTTGAAIATTEVLPELEGKLDGMAIRVPVPNGSITDLTVDLEADVTREDLEAAIREAADGDLAGVLGYTDEEIVSRDIVGLPFSSYVDLESAMVLEDGLVKILTWYDNEYGFSNRMLDLATYVIAEDEAEAEAPTQ from the coding sequence ATGAGTGAACATTCATTCGCCGAAGACACTTCCACGGACGGCGTGGTTCGCGTCGGCCTCAACGGATTTGGCCGAATCGGTCGGAACGTCCTGCGCGCATCCCTCGAGTACGACGGGATCGAAATCGTCGCCATCAACGACGTGATGGACAACGACGACATGGAGTACCTGCTCCGGTACGACTCCGTCCACGGTCGACTCGACGTCGTCGAGCGCGACGATGACACCCTATTCGTCGGTGACCAGGAGATTCGACTGCTCAACGAGCGCGACCCCACCGAGTTGCCGTGGGAGGAGTTCGACGTCGACGTCGCCTTCGAGGCGACCGGCCTATTTCGTTCCCACGACGACGCTGCCATGCACATCGAGGCCGGCGCCGACAAGGTCATCATCTCCGCACCCCCGAAGGGCGAGAAGGACGTCTCGATGTTCGTCTACGGTGTCAACCACGACGAGTACGAGGGCGAGGACATCCTCTCGAACGCCTCCTGTACCACGAACAGCGTCGCCCCCGTCGCCAAGGTACTCGACGAGGAGTTCGGCATCGCCTCGGGCCTGCTCACCACGGTCCACGCCTACACCGGCACGCAGTCGCTCGTCGACGGCCCCGAATCGAAGCGCCGCCGCGGTCGCGCCGCCGCCGAGAATATCATCCCCACGACGACCGGCGCCGCCATCGCCACGACCGAAGTCCTCCCCGAACTCGAGGGGAAACTCGACGGCATGGCGATTCGCGTCCCCGTCCCCAACGGCTCGATCACCGACCTGACGGTCGATCTCGAGGCCGACGTCACCAGGGAGGACCTCGAGGCCGCCATCCGCGAAGCCGCCGACGGCGACCTCGCCGGCGTGCTCGGCTACACCGACGAGGAAATCGTCTCCCGGGACATCGTCGGCCTCCCGTTCTCCTCGTACGTCGACCTCGAGTCCGCGATGGTGCTCGAGGACGGTCTCGTGAAGATCCTCACGTGGTACGACAACGAGTACGGCTTCTCGAACCGCATGCTCGACCTCGCGACGTACGTGATCGCCGAGGACGAGGCTGAAGCGGAAGCCCCGACGCAGTAG
- a CDS encoding GNAT family N-acetyltransferase yields MPRPPNPEALVALREAADMAPRSLEAVERGLANSVFAVHVIHDPSGEPVGMGRIVGDDGAVYHISDMAVHPDHQGRGLGTHIMNRLWAYIEGTAPESAYVNLLADVDGFYERFGFEETRPASKGMYRRVE; encoded by the coding sequence ATTCCCCGGCCGCCGAACCCCGAAGCGTTAGTCGCCCTCCGGGAGGCCGCGGACATGGCCCCGCGATCGCTCGAGGCCGTCGAGCGCGGCCTCGCGAATTCGGTGTTCGCGGTGCACGTGATCCACGACCCCTCGGGCGAACCGGTCGGCATGGGTCGCATCGTCGGCGACGATGGGGCAGTTTATCACATTTCAGACATGGCCGTCCACCCCGATCACCAGGGGCGGGGGCTGGGCACGCACATTATGAACCGACTGTGGGCTTACATCGAGGGGACGGCGCCCGAGTCAGCGTACGTCAACCTGCTGGCCGACGTCGACGGGTTCTACGAGCGGTTCGGTTTCGAGGAGACCCGGCCGGCCTCGAAGGGAATGTATCGCCGAGTGGAGTGA
- a CDS encoding signal recognition particle protein Srp54, protein MVLDDLGSSLRGTLDKLRGKSRISEEDVEEVVKEIQRSLLSADVDVSLVMELSDNIKTRALEEEPPAGTPARDFVLRIVYEELVDLIGESTDLPLEEQTILLAGLQGSGKTTTSAKMAWWFSTKGLRPAVIQTDTFRPGAYEQAKEMCRRAEVDFYGDPDGDDPVQIARDGLEATSEADVHIVDTAGRHALEDDLIDEIEDIEDVVDPDVGLLVLDAAIGQGAKDQAQQFDESVGIDGVVITKLDGTAKGGGALTAVDQTDSSIAFLGTGEEVQDIERFEPNGFISRLLGMGDLAQLAERVERAMEHTGEEEDDWDPEDMLEGQFTLKDMQKQMEAMNNMGPLDQVLDMIPGFGGGIKDQLPDDAMDVTQDRMRTFEVIMDSMTDAEKEYPRAIGADQIRRIARGSGTSEESVRELLQQFKMMERTLKQFQGMGSDKEMQRMMQQMQQQGGGGMGGMGGGGPF, encoded by the coding sequence ATGGTACTCGACGATCTCGGAAGTTCCCTCCGAGGCACCCTCGACAAACTCCGCGGCAAGTCACGCATCTCCGAGGAGGACGTCGAGGAGGTCGTCAAGGAGATTCAGCGGTCGTTGCTGTCGGCCGACGTCGACGTCTCCCTCGTGATGGAGCTCTCGGACAACATCAAGACCCGCGCGCTCGAGGAGGAGCCGCCAGCGGGAACGCCCGCCCGCGATTTCGTCCTCCGCATCGTCTACGAGGAACTGGTTGATCTCATCGGCGAGTCGACCGACCTGCCCCTCGAGGAACAGACCATCCTGCTGGCGGGGCTCCAGGGGTCGGGGAAGACGACTACGTCCGCGAAGATGGCGTGGTGGTTCTCGACGAAGGGGCTCCGGCCCGCCGTGATCCAGACCGACACGTTCCGGCCCGGTGCCTACGAGCAGGCCAAAGAGATGTGCCGCCGCGCGGAGGTCGACTTCTACGGCGACCCCGACGGCGACGACCCGGTCCAGATCGCCCGCGACGGCCTCGAGGCGACGAGTGAGGCCGACGTTCACATCGTCGACACGGCAGGTCGCCACGCCCTGGAGGACGATCTGATCGACGAAATCGAGGACATCGAGGACGTGGTCGACCCCGACGTCGGCCTGCTGGTGCTCGACGCCGCGATCGGTCAGGGGGCGAAAGACCAGGCCCAGCAGTTCGACGAGTCTGTGGGCATCGACGGCGTCGTCATCACCAAACTCGACGGAACGGCGAAGGGTGGTGGCGCCCTGACGGCGGTCGACCAGACGGACTCCTCCATCGCCTTTCTCGGGACCGGCGAGGAGGTCCAGGACATCGAGCGCTTCGAACCCAACGGGTTTATCTCCCGACTTCTGGGGATGGGCGACCTCGCCCAGCTCGCCGAGCGCGTCGAGCGCGCGATGGAACATACCGGCGAGGAGGAAGACGACTGGGACCCCGAGGACATGCTCGAGGGACAGTTCACGCTGAAGGACATGCAAAAGCAGATGGAGGCGATGAACAACATGGGCCCCCTCGATCAGGTGCTCGACATGATCCCCGGCTTCGGCGGCGGGATCAAGGACCAGTTGCCCGACGACGCGATGGACGTCACCCAGGATCGGATGCGGACCTTCGAGGTAATCATGGATTCGATGACCGACGCCGAGAAGGAGTACCCGCGGGCGATCGGCGCCGATCAGATTCGCCGGATTGCTCGCGGTTCCGGGACCTCGGAGGAGAGCGTTCGGGAACTCCTCCAGCAGTTCAAGATGATGGAACGGACCCTCAAGCAGTTCCAGGGAATGGGATCGGACAAGGAGATGCAACGGATGATGCAGCAGATGCAACAGCAGGGTGGCGGCGGCATGGGCGGTATGGGTGGCGGCGGCCCGTTCTGA
- a CDS encoding DUF7125 family protein — MLVLDIRRHTGLDEDRRGRAVDPAQNARRDEATVLVPDLEGIPVARRLGVPILGIVCTRCDAVPSGLEARLGVEALGAIPEVEASSPLTADAATDAFDRVVDRFERFGLTTAGNADRGRLSFGVDGVDRALGGGVPAGSIVTLMAPPASQVEHLLYGVTAVRGTLYIVTDRSKAQLERAIRRTPRRTGTPTIRSLMGEHTEDDLDRVLELLEKLPEGATVIVDVVDALERAD; from the coding sequence GTGCTCGTCCTCGATATCCGCCGCCACACTGGCCTCGACGAGGATCGTCGCGGTAGGGCCGTCGACCCCGCACAGAACGCCCGTCGCGACGAGGCGACCGTCCTCGTCCCGGACCTCGAGGGGATCCCCGTCGCTCGCCGACTCGGCGTTCCGATTCTGGGCATTGTCTGCACCCGGTGTGACGCCGTTCCGTCGGGGCTCGAGGCCCGTCTCGGCGTCGAAGCGCTGGGGGCCATTCCCGAGGTGGAGGCGTCCTCGCCGCTGACCGCAGATGCTGCCACCGACGCGTTCGACCGCGTCGTCGACCGATTCGAGCGATTCGGGTTGACGACCGCCGGAAATGCCGACCGTGGACGACTCTCCTTCGGCGTCGACGGGGTCGACCGTGCGCTCGGCGGTGGCGTTCCGGCCGGATCGATCGTGACGCTGATGGCGCCACCCGCGAGCCAGGTCGAACACCTCCTCTACGGAGTTACGGCCGTTCGCGGCACGCTGTACATCGTAACCGATCGTTCGAAGGCGCAACTCGAGCGGGCGATTCGGCGGACGCCCCGGCGGACGGGGACGCCAACGATTCGATCGCTTATGGGCGAGCATACCGAGGACGACCTGGACCGGGTCCTCGAGTTACTGGAGAAGCTACCGGAGGGGGCGACGGTGATCGTCGACGTCGTGGATGCCCTCGAGCGGGCGGATTGA
- a CDS encoding phosphoglycerate kinase, whose amino-acid sequence MFDTIDDIEPGQRLLVRVDLNAPVQDGRAQDNRRFARHADSIRALLEDDHAVAIMAHQGRPGRDTFISLESHAEILAGHLDRPVDFVADTYGEAALEAIDDLEAGDVLVLENVRMCEDELPEKDPEEHADSEFVRTLAPHFDAYVNDAYSAAHRAHASLVGFPLVMDAYAGPVMDAEYTANSAIQDREFDGPVTMVLGGTKAEDLIPVIEQVDETVDRFCLGGIVGELFLRAAGHDVGYDVDGTEFFDHQWGDQADTIERILETYGDRLTLATDLAYEGDDGDRAETDVEGLEKNTSYLDVGSDTADTYADLVQDSEAVFVKGALGVFEDERFADGTVEILGAIAETDCFSVVGGGDTSRAIELYGLDEADFSHVSIAGGAYVRALTGDTLVGVEVLEREA is encoded by the coding sequence ATGTTCGACACCATCGACGACATCGAACCCGGCCAACGACTGCTCGTCCGCGTCGACCTCAACGCGCCCGTCCAGGACGGCCGTGCCCAGGACAACCGTCGCTTCGCTCGCCACGCCGACTCGATTCGCGCGCTGCTCGAGGACGACCACGCCGTCGCCATCATGGCTCACCAGGGCCGACCCGGTCGGGACACGTTCATCTCCCTCGAGAGTCACGCCGAAATCCTCGCCGGCCACCTCGACCGACCCGTCGACTTCGTCGCCGACACCTACGGCGAGGCGGCCCTCGAGGCCATCGACGACCTCGAGGCCGGCGACGTCCTGGTGCTCGAGAACGTCCGTATGTGCGAAGACGAACTCCCCGAGAAGGACCCCGAGGAACACGCCGACAGCGAGTTCGTACGAACCCTCGCCCCGCACTTCGACGCCTACGTCAACGACGCCTACTCGGCGGCCCACCGCGCCCACGCCTCTCTCGTCGGCTTCCCCCTCGTGATGGACGCCTACGCGGGGCCGGTGATGGACGCCGAGTACACCGCCAACTCCGCCATCCAGGACCGCGAGTTCGACGGCCCCGTGACGATGGTACTGGGCGGAACCAAGGCCGAGGACCTCATCCCGGTCATCGAGCAGGTCGACGAGACGGTCGACCGCTTCTGCCTGGGTGGCATCGTCGGCGAGCTCTTCCTCCGGGCGGCCGGCCACGACGTGGGTTACGACGTCGACGGCACCGAGTTCTTCGACCACCAGTGGGGCGACCAGGCTGACACCATCGAGCGCATCCTCGAGACCTACGGCGACCGACTCACCCTCGCGACGGACCTCGCTTACGAAGGCGACGACGGTGACCGCGCCGAAACCGACGTCGAGGGTCTCGAGAAGAACACCTCCTACCTCGACGTGGGCAGCGACACCGCCGACACGTACGCCGACCTCGTCCAGGACTCCGAGGCGGTCTTCGTGAAGGGCGCACTGGGCGTCTTCGAGGACGAGCGCTTCGCGGACGGGACCGTCGAGATCCTCGGGGCCATCGCCGAAACCGACTGCTTCTCGGTCGTCGGCGGCGGCGACACCTCACGGGCTATCGAACTGTACGGGCTCGACGAGGCCGACTTCTCTCACGTCTCCATCGCGGGCGGCGCCTACGTTCGGGCGCTCACGGGTGACACGCTGGTCGGCGTCGAGGTGCTCGAGCGGGAGGCCTGA
- a CDS encoding hemolysin family protein — protein MVYSLFEAVVFAYTVPGLGLEIDESIVTILGGITVILLIGVSAFFSSSEIAMFSLPKHRVEGMVEEGVPGAERVQALKSDPHRLLVTILVGNNVANIAMSSIATAVLSIHFGGLVGVLIATFGITAIVLLFGESAPKSYAVEHTETWSVRTAKPLKATEYLLYPLVVLFDYLTRQINRLTGSATGAIETPYVTRDEIQEMIESGEREGVLEEEEHEMLTRIFRFNNTIVKEVMTPRLDMTAVPRDAGIDEAIETSIQSGHARIPVYEGSLDNVQGVVHIRDLVRDLNYGESTDLTMDDVIRPTLHVPESKNVDELLGEMRENRMHMAIVIDEFGTTEGLVTMEDMVEEIVGEILEGGEEEPVEEVDEDTVVVRGEVNIEEVNEALGIELPEGEEFETIAGFIFNRAGRLVEEGETIMYDEDGGVEITVEEVENTRIMKARLEKLGLEDDEEAADMDGDEPRDDSDGGDGSGNRGGNGNGDENADTDESVPIEDE, from the coding sequence ATGGTGTATTCGCTGTTCGAAGCGGTCGTGTTCGCGTACACGGTCCCAGGACTGGGGCTGGAGATAGACGAATCGATCGTGACGATCCTCGGTGGGATCACCGTGATCTTGCTCATCGGGGTCTCCGCCTTCTTCTCCTCATCGGAGATCGCGATGTTCTCCCTGCCGAAACACCGCGTCGAGGGGATGGTCGAGGAGGGCGTCCCCGGTGCGGAACGGGTACAAGCGCTCAAATCCGATCCACACCGCCTCCTCGTAACTATTCTGGTCGGCAACAACGTGGCCAACATCGCCATGTCGTCCATCGCAACCGCTGTCCTGTCCATCCACTTCGGCGGCCTCGTGGGCGTGTTGATCGCGACTTTCGGCATCACCGCCATCGTCCTCCTGTTCGGGGAAAGCGCTCCCAAGTCCTACGCCGTCGAGCACACCGAAACCTGGTCCGTTCGGACGGCGAAACCGCTCAAGGCGACCGAGTACTTGCTCTACCCGCTCGTCGTCCTCTTCGACTACCTCACCCGCCAGATCAACCGCCTGACCGGCTCGGCGACCGGCGCTATCGAGACGCCCTACGTCACCCGCGACGAGATCCAGGAGATGATCGAATCCGGCGAGCGCGAGGGCGTCTTAGAGGAGGAAGAACACGAGATGCTTACCCGCATCTTCCGGTTCAACAACACCATCGTCAAGGAGGTGATGACGCCCAGACTCGACATGACGGCCGTGCCGCGAGATGCCGGCATCGACGAGGCAATCGAGACGAGCATCCAGAGTGGTCACGCCCGGATCCCGGTCTACGAGGGTAGCCTGGACAACGTCCAGGGGGTCGTCCACATCCGGGACCTCGTCCGGGATCTGAACTACGGCGAGTCGACGGATCTCACGATGGACGACGTTATTCGTCCGACGCTGCACGTGCCGGAGTCGAAGAACGTCGACGAACTGCTGGGTGAGATGCGCGAAAACCGGATGCATATGGCCATCGTCATCGACGAGTTCGGCACCACGGAGGGGCTGGTGACGATGGAGGACATGGTCGAGGAGATCGTCGGCGAGATCCTCGAGGGCGGCGAGGAGGAACCGGTCGAGGAGGTCGACGAGGACACCGTCGTCGTCCGCGGCGAGGTCAACATCGAGGAGGTCAACGAGGCCCTCGGCATCGAACTTCCGGAGGGCGAGGAGTTCGAGACCATCGCGGGGTTCATCTTCAACCGTGCCGGGCGCCTGGTGGAGGAGGGCGAAACCATCATGTACGACGAGGACGGCGGCGTCGAGATCACCGTCGAAGAGGTCGAAAACACCCGGATCATGAAGGCCCGACTCGAGAAACTGGGCCTCGAGGATGACGAAGAAGCGGCCGATATGGACGGGGACGAGCCTCGTGACGATAGCGACGGTGGCGATGGAAGCGGGAACAGAGGCGGGAACGGGAACGGAGACGAGAACGCGGACACGGACGAGAGCGTACCGATCGAAGACGAGTGA
- a CDS encoding glutaredoxin family protein: protein MSTPTDSPRTLYRLQGCPYCERVVSRLQTYGLEYRSRFVEPMHSRRNAVKREAGVRSVPVLVDEETGVTMAESANIVDYLDSVYSDGAGGTVDAAGAVESRGDD, encoded by the coding sequence ATGTCAACTCCGACCGACTCGCCGCGAACGCTGTACCGACTGCAAGGGTGTCCCTACTGCGAACGAGTCGTCTCCCGACTGCAGACATACGGCCTCGAGTACCGATCGCGCTTCGTCGAACCGATGCACTCGCGCCGGAACGCGGTCAAGCGCGAGGCCGGGGTCCGGTCGGTTCCCGTCCTCGTCGACGAGGAAACCGGAGTCACGATGGCCGAGAGTGCGAACATCGTCGACTACCTGGATTCGGTTTACAGTGACGGCGCTGGAGGGACTGTAGACGCTGCAGGCGCTGTGGAAAGCCGGGGTGACGACTAG
- a CDS encoding type II glyceraldehyde-3-phosphate dehydrogenase, with protein MLRVGINGYGTIGKRVADAVTAQPDMELCGVAKVSPDYVAIGAVEAGYPLYVVDETRIDEFREIGVDVAGTVDELVEESDVVVDATPSGIGAENRSLYERHDTPAIFQGGEDATVAEVSFNARVNYDEAEDADYVRVVSCNTTGLSRLVAPLQEAYGIEKVRATLVRRGGDPNQTGRGPINDAVPDPVSIPSHHGPDVQTLFPKLDIDTIGLKVPTTMMHVHAINVTLENPPASEDDVRDLLAAQERTIMVPEYARIDGAGTLKDMAADAGRPRGDIWENCIWEESVTLQGSDLYCMQAIHQESDVVPENVDALRAISGHLSGPESRSLTNETLGIGFGGLRDRPVKRLDTQTADD; from the coding sequence ATGCTCCGCGTCGGAATCAACGGATATGGAACCATCGGGAAACGCGTCGCGGACGCCGTCACGGCGCAGCCCGACATGGAACTCTGTGGCGTCGCCAAGGTCAGTCCTGATTACGTCGCCATCGGCGCCGTCGAGGCCGGCTACCCCCTCTACGTGGTCGACGAAACGCGGATCGATGAGTTTCGTGAGATCGGTGTCGACGTCGCCGGCACCGTCGACGAACTCGTCGAGGAAAGCGACGTCGTCGTCGACGCAACGCCCTCCGGGATCGGTGCCGAAAACCGCTCGCTCTACGAGCGCCACGACACGCCCGCGATCTTCCAGGGCGGCGAGGACGCTACCGTCGCCGAAGTGAGTTTCAACGCCCGCGTGAACTACGACGAGGCCGAAGACGCCGACTACGTCCGCGTCGTCTCCTGTAACACGACCGGACTCTCCCGACTCGTTGCCCCGCTCCAGGAGGCCTACGGCATCGAGAAGGTACGAGCGACATTGGTTCGACGCGGCGGCGACCCGAACCAGACCGGACGCGGCCCGATCAACGACGCCGTCCCCGACCCCGTCTCCATCCCCTCCCACCACGGCCCCGACGTACAGACGCTCTTCCCGAAACTCGACATCGACACCATCGGCCTGAAGGTGCCGACGACGATGATGCACGTCCACGCCATCAACGTCACCCTCGAGAACCCGCCTGCGAGCGAAGACGACGTGCGCGACCTGCTGGCGGCCCAGGAGCGAACTATCATGGTCCCCGAGTACGCCCGCATCGACGGCGCCGGGACGCTCAAGGACATGGCGGCCGACGCCGGTCGACCCCGCGGCGACATCTGGGAGAACTGCATCTGGGAGGAGTCGGTCACCCTCCAGGGTTCGGACCTCTACTGCATGCAGGCGATCCACCAGGAGTCCGACGTCGTTCCCGAGAACGTCGACGCCCTGCGTGCAATCTCCGGTCACCTGTCGGGTCCCGAAAGTCGGTCGCTAACGAACGAGACGCTCGGCATCGGCTTCGGAGGGCTTCGCGACCGTCCGGTGAAGCGACTCGATACGCAGACGGCCGACGACTGA
- the mdh gene encoding malate dehydrogenase yields MTKVSVVGAAGTVGAAAGYNIALRGIADELVFVDIPDKEDDTVGQAADVNHGVAYDSNTVVRQGGYEDTAGSDVVVITAGIPRQPGQTRIDLAGDNAPIMEDIGSSLAEHNDDFVTITTSNPVDLLNRHLYETGDRSREQVIGFGGRLDSARFRYVLSQRYDVPVQNVQATILGEHGDAQVPVFSKVRVDGEDHSFSDDEKEEILNELQTSAMNVIEKKGATEWGPAAGVAHMVEAVLRDTGEVLPASVVLEGEFGHEDTAFGVPAKLGSNGVEEVVEWDLSAYEREQLGEAAEKLTDQYGKIA; encoded by the coding sequence ATGACAAAAGTGAGCGTGGTCGGCGCGGCCGGCACCGTCGGGGCTGCAGCGGGCTACAACATCGCACTGCGTGGGATCGCTGACGAACTCGTCTTCGTCGACATTCCGGACAAGGAAGACGACACGGTCGGCCAGGCGGCCGACGTCAACCACGGCGTCGCCTACGATTCGAACACGGTCGTCCGCCAGGGCGGTTACGAGGACACCGCGGGATCGGACGTCGTCGTCATCACGGCCGGCATCCCCCGCCAGCCCGGCCAGACCCGGATCGACCTCGCGGGCGACAACGCCCCGATCATGGAGGACATCGGCTCCTCGCTCGCCGAACACAACGACGATTTCGTGACGATCACCACATCGAACCCGGTCGACCTGCTGAACCGGCACCTCTACGAGACGGGGGATCGAAGCCGGGAGCAAGTGATCGGCTTCGGCGGCCGCCTCGACTCCGCCCGGTTCCGGTACGTCCTCTCCCAGCGCTACGACGTCCCCGTCCAGAACGTCCAGGCGACGATTCTCGGCGAACACGGCGACGCACAGGTTCCCGTGTTCTCGAAAGTGCGCGTCGACGGCGAGGATCACTCGTTCTCGGACGACGAGAAGGAAGAGATCCTGAACGAACTTCAGACCTCTGCGATGAACGTCATCGAGAAGAAAGGCGCCACCGAGTGGGGGCCCGCCGCCGGCGTCGCTCACATGGTCGAGGCCGTCCTCCGTGACACCGGCGAAGTGCTGCCCGCCAGCGTCGTCCTCGAGGGCGAGTTCGGCCACGAGGACACCGCCTTCGGCGTCCCCGCGAAACTCGGCTCGAACGGCGTCGAAGAGGTCGTCGAGTGGGACCTCTCGGCCTACGAGCGCGAACAGCTGGGAGAGGCCGCCGAAAAGCTCACCGACCAGTACGGGAAGATTGCCTGA
- a CDS encoding glycerophosphodiester phosphodiesterase, whose protein sequence is MPEPAVIAHRGFAGVAPENTIEAARVASEHPSTDMIEIDVQAAACGTPVVIHDDRLEGTRDGRPLTDSEGLVWEQTLEALSNARVLETDEAVPTLEAFLEAVGPGVGVNVELKNPGTPSIRPAELLSSSVHDGRREIWEPFVERVVDVCDGFAGDVLFSSFCVGALAATRNVAPEYPIGALVEDDLEMGLEIAREYDCEAIHPPRNAIAGTVLPTDSTGSRDSRTLPTADLLDVARDEGRAINVWTVDTWIQFDQLRSVGVDGIIVDYPGLDSR, encoded by the coding sequence ATGCCCGAGCCAGCGGTCATCGCTCACCGCGGATTCGCCGGCGTCGCCCCCGAGAACACGATCGAGGCGGCACGAGTCGCCAGCGAGCACCCCTCGACGGACATGATCGAGATCGACGTCCAGGCCGCCGCCTGCGGAACGCCGGTCGTGATTCACGACGACCGACTCGAGGGGACCCGCGACGGGCGTCCGCTCACCGATTCCGAGGGGCTGGTGTGGGAACAGACTCTCGAAGCCCTCTCGAACGCTCGCGTCCTGGAGACGGACGAGGCGGTCCCGACCCTCGAGGCATTCCTCGAGGCCGTCGGCCCCGGCGTCGGCGTCAACGTCGAACTCAAGAATCCGGGGACGCCGTCGATCCGTCCGGCGGAGTTGCTGTCGTCGAGTGTGCACGACGGACGCCGAGAGATCTGGGAGCCGTTCGTCGAGCGCGTCGTCGATGTCTGTGACGGCTTCGCCGGCGATGTGCTCTTCTCGTCGTTCTGTGTCGGTGCGCTCGCGGCTACCCGGAACGTGGCACCCGAGTATCCCATCGGCGCGCTCGTCGAAGACGACCTCGAGATGGGCCTCGAGATCGCCCGCGAATACGACTGCGAGGCGATTCATCCGCCGCGAAATGCGATCGCCGGGACGGTGCTGCCGACGGATTCGACGGGTTCGAGGGACTCGAGGACCCTGCCGACGGCCGACCTGCTCGACGTCGCTCGCGACGAGGGACGAGCGATCAACGTCTGGACGGTCGACACCTGGATCCAGTTCGACCAGTTGCGATCGGTCGGTGTCGACGGGATCATCGTGGATTATCCGGGCCTCGACTCGCGGTGA